In Francisella orientalis FNO12, the sequence GATTCTTTGCTCTATAACATCATCAGCAACTTCAATAAATTGAACCTTATTCATCTAAAACACCAAAATTAGTATTCTGCATATCATTAAGCCGACTAATTGTTCGCTGAAATTCAAATCTCAGACGTTCACCTTCATATAATTCTGTAAAATCATTATTAGCCAAAATTACGACTTTCTTATTTTGATCATAAAACTCATCTATTAGAGCAATAAATCTTCTTGCCATATCTTCATTATATTGATCAAACCCTGTCAGATTGTATATAAAAAATTGTTCATACTTACTACAAATATCAATATAGTCATAAGAACTACGTCCATTACCACAAATGACTCTAAAATCAAAACATATGTCTTTATAGCTTACAAGCATAGCAAAAATCTTTCTACCCAAAACTTCTATATTAGTATCTTTGTCAAAGTACGGATTTCTAAGAAAAAATTTATCAAAAAAATTTTTACGGTTCTGCTCATTATATGGATAAATATAATTTAAGTATTCATTTGACAAACGGAATCTATAATCAACCCCAGAATCTAGATTTAAAACATGCACGTTTTTTATTAAAACATCAATAGCTGGTAAAAACAACTCTCTCTGCAAACCTCTCTTATACAAATTTTCTGGCTCAATATTTGAAGTTGCTACAAGAGTTACACCAAGCTTAAACAACTCCGTAAAAACATTTCCTAAAATCATAGCGTCAGCTATATCTTCGACAAAAAACTCATCAAAACAAATAACTCGCATATTTTTTGCCATATCATAAGCGACTTTTGATATGGGATTCTTATAACCTTGATACTTCCTTAGTTCAGAATGAATACCTTTCATGAAGTGTGAAAAATGCTGTCTTCTTTTTTGTTCTATCGGCAGATTATTATAGAAAATATCCATAATGAAAGTCTTTCCTCTACCAACCCCCCCCCACATATACAATCCCTTTACAGATGGATATAGTGATCTTTTAAGAAAACCAAATTTTGTTTTTTTATTTACTAATATCTGATCTATTATTTCTTGCAAACTCCTGATGGCTTCAAGCTGCAAAGAATCAACCTTTAAATCAAGCTCGCGAACCTTTTGGAGATAAATATCATCTAAATTCATTATTCGACTTCTTTATCTTTAACTAAAACAAGTAGAAAAAAGGATACAATCATACTAAACACTAAAATCAAGAAAGCATTATGATAAGCGCTTATGTGAAAATATCTATGAGCTCCTTCTGCAGCTACATTCGTAATTTGATTATGAACATCTATATATTGACCAGTCCATGTTAGATCAAGCAAATGCCCTATTAAAGGATCAAATAATGCCCCAAGCAATGGTTCACCAGTATTAATCAGCGCAGCTACAGTAGCAGCTACAACTATTGGATTTATACGATTACCTATCGCAAAAGCAAGCATGTATACTCCCAAACAGAATCCAAATACAAACAATAAAGCTCCTGAAATTCCGGGCGTAAGCTTAAATTGTAAAACCAAAGCCAAACAGATTGTAGCAATTATATGAAAAATTATCATAATTTTAACTCTATTATCAAATTTTTCAGATAATTTACCTATTACTGGTGAGCCTATGGCAAGTCCAAGAAACATCATTGATACAATAAACGAAGCTTCTTTTGCTGGAATACCATACAATTCTCTGAAATAGCTATTACCCCAAATACCTCCAAAAACATCTATCGTTGTAAAGGTTAGTCCTGTATATAAAGTAAGATACCAATTGTTCCTGTTCATAAGTACCTTTTTTATACCTGCAAGAGTACCGGTATTTCCTTTTGAATCATTTGCAAATGATGCTTCGGGATTATAATCTCTTACTAAAGCTAAATATAATAAAGCCATAATTATACTAAAACAAGCATAACCAATTAATGCTCTATGCCATGACCCTGTAATTTCAATAAGATACACAAGTGGAACTTGTCCAAGTAAAGCTCCCATCATCGCAGCAGTCATTAAAAAACTACAAACAAAAGCAAATTTACGTCGATCAAACCAAACTGCAGCAGCTTTAATATAACCAACCGTAGCAAATGAAGCACCTATTCCAATAATCAATCGAGAAACACAACCAAGCGCAAAACTATGAATATCAGCTGAAAGGACAAATAGTATCAATCCTATTGCAGAGAGAATTAGTGAAAAAAAACTGACCTTTCTAAATCCTAGCTTATCTATAATTGGCCCAGCTACAAAAAACTGACAAAACACTACTGACCATAAAAATAATGATACCATCGCGCTCATTTCAGTAGCGTTTATCGAAAAACTAGTCATCAATTCATTTGCTATCAGACTAGGAGACACATTCATTATATATTTATCAATAAGTAAAAATGAGCTCAGACCTACAACTATCCAAGCATAACCTTTTATATTGTGTAACTTCATATAGCTATTTTTTCTAGAAAATTTATTAATTCATTCAAAGGAATTTGCTCTTGTTGCTTATCTTGTTGTAAATATTTTACACCAACAGTCTGCTGCAATAATTCATCTTGACCGATTATTACAGCAATTTTAGCACCTGATTTATCTGCCTTTTTAAACTGTGATTTAAAGCTACCCAATTTCAAATCCATATCTATTTTTAATGCTGGCAAATCTTGACGAATATTCTCGACTACTAGTAACGATCTATGCAGATGATTATTATCTAATACGAAAAAAACATCTATTTTATTATCTTCAACTGGGAGTTTACCCTCATTCTCAAGTAAAAGTAATAGGCGTTCTAAGCCAATAGCAAAACCAATAGCACCTGATTTTTGACCACCTAAGTTTTCTATTAAATTATCATAACGACCACCGGCACATACTGCTGCTTGAGCTCCTAACCGATCAGTGATCCACTCAAAAACTAATCCACTATAATAATCTAAACCTCTAACCAATTTTTGATTAACTCGATAGTTAACTCCTAAGTTATCAAGATACTCACATGTCTGCTCAAATCTCACCAATGAATCTTCATCAATAAAATCAATAAGCTTAGGCGCATTAATCAATATTTGCTGAGTTTGTTCATTCTTAGAATCAAGTATTCTCAGAGGATTTTTGTCCAATCTTTTGATTGAATCTTCATCAAGCTGCGTATGATATGGTTTTAAATACTCTAACAATGCTTTTGTGTATTCTTGTCTATTAGAACTCGATCCAAGACTATTTAACTCTAGTGTTATACATTTAGAAATACCCAGTTCTCTAAATAAGTTCCGGCCAATAGTAAGAATTTCTAAGTCTATCGCAACACTATCATAGCCATAAGCTTCAACACCAAGTTGGTAAAACTGTCTATACCTACCTTTTTGAGGTCTCTCATAGCGAAACATAGGACCAGAATACCAAAGTTTTTGTGTTTGTCCCCTATTAGCCAAACTATTTTCGATTACCATACGCACACAACTAGCCGTTCCTTCAGGTCTTAGCGTTAGACTTTCTCCACTTCTATCTACAAAATCATAGGTTTCTTTAGAAACTATATCCGATGTTTCTCCTACACTTCTATGAAATAGTTCACTTTTTTCTAAGACGGGCAGCCTTACCTCATCATAATTATATTTATCTAGAATTGATTTTATTTTTGACTCTAAAAACTGCCACTTGTAACTTTCTTGAGGAAGAATATCATTAAAACCGCGAATAATAGTAAGTTTGCTCATAAGCCACCTACCTTAATTTTTCAACTTTTGTTTCTTTATCAATATCTTTATAGTTTTCTTGTAACAACTTATCATCTTGCTTGATTATTTTAGAATCAGCTTCTAGAGCCTGCTGGATTTTCCCTTCCATTTCTATCCCATAATCAAGAGACTTATCATAAATAAACTTAAGATTTGGAACTATTCTAAGATTTAGCGATTTAGCTATAGATGATCTAAAAAAACCTTTTGATTTTTCAAAGGCTTTGGCAATACTTTGAGCCTCTTGAATATCCAAACAAGTATAATACACTTTTGCATAAGATAGATCTTTAGAAAGCTCAATCTCGGTAATAGTTGCCGTAGCAAGCTTAGTATCTTTTATTTTTGTACGCAGTAGCAAAGATATCACCTTTTGAAGCTCACTTGCTACTCGCTGCACTCTACCTTCTGCTGCCATAATTATAGCTCCTTAGCAACTTCAATAACTTCAAATACTTCTATTTGGTCACCTTCACGCACATCATTATAGTTTTTGACACCTATACCGCATTCCATACCTTTTTTGACTTCACTTGCGTCATCTTTAAATCTCTTTAAGGACTCAAGTGTGCCTTCATATATTACAACGTTATTACGCAATATACGAATTGGATTTGTACGCTTAACAGTACCTTCTATAACCATACAGCCTGCAATCGATCCAAATTTAGAAGATCTATACACTTCTCTAACTTCGGCTATACCGATAATCTGCTCCTTCATATCTGGAGACAATAAGCCTGTCATCGCTTTCTTAACATCATCAATTAGATCATAAATAATGTTATAGTAGCGAAGCTCTACACCATCGCCTTCAGCTAGTTTCTTCGCTGCACTATCTGCCCTAACATTAAAACCAATAATTACAGCAGTTGATGCAACAGCTAATGTTACATCAGAAGACGCAATAGCTCCTATACCACTTGCAATTATGTCAACCTTAACCTCATCAGTAGAAAGTTTAAGTAATGACTCTCTAATAGCTTCAACTGAACCCTGTACATCACCTTTAAGGATAATTTTAAGAGTTTGTTGCTCACCTTCTTTGCCCATGTTGCTAAACATATTAGAAAGTTTAAGAGACTGCTCTTGAGCTATTTTAGCTTCTTTTTGTCTTTGAGATCTTTGAGCTGCTAACTCTTTAGCTTTTTTCTCATTCTCAATAACAACCATATCATCACCAGCTGCTGGAACACCTGATAAACCTAGTATTTCAACTGGAGTTGCCGGCCCTGCTGACTTGATCTGTTTGCCTAGATCATCATGCATAGCTCT encodes:
- the rbfA gene encoding 30S ribosome-binding factor RbfA, yielding MAAEGRVQRVASELQKVISLLLRTKIKDTKLATATITEIELSKDLSYAKVYYTCLDIQEAQSIAKAFEKSKGFFRSSIAKSLNLRIVPNLKFIYDKSLDYGIEMEGKIQQALEADSKIIKQDDKLLQENYKDIDKETKVEKLR
- the zapE gene encoding cell division protein ZapE, which produces MNLDDIYLQKVRELDLKVDSLQLEAIRSLQEIIDQILVNKKTKFGFLKRSLYPSVKGLYMWGGVGRGKTFIMDIFYNNLPIEQKRRQHFSHFMKGIHSELRKYQGYKNPISKVAYDMAKNMRVICFDEFFVEDIADAMILGNVFTELFKLGVTLVATSNIEPENLYKRGLQRELFLPAIDVLIKNVHVLNLDSGVDYRFRLSNEYLNYIYPYNEQNRKNFFDKFFLRNPYFDKDTNIEVLGRKIFAMLVSYKDICFDFRVICGNGRSSYDYIDICSKYEQFFIYNLTGFDQYNEDMARRFIALIDEFYDQNKKVVILANNDFTELYEGERLRFEFQRTISRLNDMQNTNFGVLDE
- a CDS encoding MFS transporter gives rise to the protein MKLHNIKGYAWIVVGLSSFLLIDKYIMNVSPSLIANELMTSFSINATEMSAMVSLFLWSVVFCQFFVAGPIIDKLGFRKVSFFSLILSAIGLILFVLSADIHSFALGCVSRLIIGIGASFATVGYIKAAAVWFDRRKFAFVCSFLMTAAMMGALLGQVPLVYLIEITGSWHRALIGYACFSIIMALLYLALVRDYNPEASFANDSKGNTGTLAGIKKVLMNRNNWYLTLYTGLTFTTIDVFGGIWGNSYFRELYGIPAKEASFIVSMMFLGLAIGSPVIGKLSEKFDNRVKIMIIFHIIATICLALVLQFKLTPGISGALLFVFGFCLGVYMLAFAIGNRINPIVVAATVAALINTGEPLLGALFDPLIGHLLDLTWTGQYIDVHNQITNVAAEGAHRYFHISAYHNAFLILVFSMIVSFFLLVLVKDKEVE
- the hisS gene encoding histidine--tRNA ligase, producing MSKLTIIRGFNDILPQESYKWQFLESKIKSILDKYNYDEVRLPVLEKSELFHRSVGETSDIVSKETYDFVDRSGESLTLRPEGTASCVRMVIENSLANRGQTQKLWYSGPMFRYERPQKGRYRQFYQLGVEAYGYDSVAIDLEILTIGRNLFRELGISKCITLELNSLGSSSNRQEYTKALLEYLKPYHTQLDEDSIKRLDKNPLRILDSKNEQTQQILINAPKLIDFIDEDSLVRFEQTCEYLDNLGVNYRVNQKLVRGLDYYSGLVFEWITDRLGAQAAVCAGGRYDNLIENLGGQKSGAIGFAIGLERLLLLLENEGKLPVEDNKIDVFFVLDNNHLHRSLLVVENIRQDLPALKIDMDLKLGSFKSQFKKADKSGAKIAVIIGQDELLQQTVGVKYLQQDKQQEQIPLNELINFLEKIAI